Proteins encoded within one genomic window of Oscarella lobularis chromosome 6, ooOscLobu1.1, whole genome shotgun sequence:
- the LOC136188179 gene encoding uncharacterized protein, with amino-acid sequence MRINPDDFDRAAIRRTVHEFYERKAYPTLTTLLASVRQKGVFEGGRTALAMLLKNIGFRHCKRNDKVYFYERPEIIRQRHSFLRSIKKYREEGRPLVFLDETWANAHISKERIWLDDSGRGGWKRPSGRGQRLIILHAGSKNGWIPGASLVFRSKKSSGDYHDEMNAKHFNEWFEHQLLPHCPDQSVIILDNAPYHNAVTEKIPTKSSRKGEMQAWLTKHQIDWDVHDLKRELYEKIRRAAPKKSFVTNRLASDRGFVVLRSPVAHCELNPIELAWSQVKGFLRKNNTTFKLKDLEELVPQAFEAVTQTMWEAFCGHAEKEERRFWEKDGLQEEAVDDFVIRFDVSDDEDESDDATATSRLCDDPSEGESSDEDDDYDENDRCLLETDRVTDMT; translated from the coding sequence ATGAGAATTAATCCTGACGATTTTGACAGAGCAGCAATTCGACGAACGGTGCATGAATTCTACGAAAGAAAAGCGTATCCTACACTAACAACACTGCTCGCCTCCGTTAGACAGAAAGGTGTATTTGAAGGAGGTCGAACTGCACTTGCTATGCTTCTAAAAAATATTGGCTTCAGAcactgcaaaagaaacgacaagGTTTACTTTTATGAGAGACCGGAAAtcattcgtcaacgtcattCGTTTCTTCGGTCAATTAAGAAATATAGAGAGGAAGGCCGTCCGCTTGTATTTCTGGATGAAACCTGGGCTAATGCCCACATTTCGAAAGAAAGGATATGGCTCGACGATAGTGGAAGAGGCGGATGGAAGAGACCTTCTGGCAGAGGCCAGCGTTTAATAATCCTTCATGCTGGATCAAAAAATGGTTGGATACCAGGAGCGTCTCTTGTTTTCCGCTCTAAGAAAAGCAGTGGTGATTACCACGATGAAATGAATGCTAAACATTTTAACGAGTGGTTTGAGCATCAATTATTACCCCACTGCCCCGATCAATCTGTTATTATATTAGATAATGCGCCCTACCATAATGCCgtaacagaaaaaattccaacaAAATCTTCAAGAAAGGGAGAGATGCAAGCTTGGCTTACCAAGCATCAAATTGACTGGGATGTACACGACTTGAAAAGAGAACTGTATGAGAAAATCAGAAGGGCTGCTCCAAAAAAGTCATTTGTAACCAACAGGCTTGCCTCAGATCGAGGCTTTGTTGTGCTACGTAGTCCTGTTGCTCATTGCGAGCTTAATCCTATTGAGCTCGCGTGGTCTCAAGTAAAGGGTTTCCTGAGAAAGAACAATACAACTTTCAAGCTCAAAGATTTGGAAGAGCTCGTACCTCAAGCGTTTGAAGCCGTTACTCAAACGATGTGGGAGGCATTCTGCGGACACGCAGAGAAGGAAGAGCGACGGTTTTGGGAGAAGGATGGGCTTCAAGAGGAAGcagtcgacgattttgtAATAAGGTTCGacgtcagcgacgacgaggacgaaagTGACGACGCTACTGCTACTAGTAGGCTATGTGATGACCCATCAGAAGGCGAAtcaagcgacgaagacgacgattacgacgagaacgaccGATGTTTACTTGAGACTGATCGCGTGACGGACATGACGTAA